CGGGAATGTACCGTTATCCAGTCGGTGTAGTCGGAGGAATTACGCCTTTTAACTTCCCTATGATGGTTCCTTTATGGATGTTTCCGCTGGCATTGGTGTGCGGCAACACCTTTGTCCTGAAGCCTTCCGAGCGGACACCGATTCTTGCGAAGATGTTAGTGGAACTCATGCATGAAGCTGGATTGCCAAAAGGAGTACTGAACCTGGTGAATGGTGCTCATGATGTAGTGAATGGTCTGCTTGAGCATGAAGAGATTGATGCGATATCTTTCGTCGGCTCTCAGCCCGTAGCGGAATATGTATATAAAACGGCTGCGAACCATGGAAAACGTGTGCAGGCACTTGCCGGGGCCAAGAATCACTCCCTCGTATTGCCGGACTGCAACCTCGATAAGTCTGTCGAAGGAATTGTTAATGCAGCTTTCGGGAGCGCCGGGGAACGCTGTATGGCCTGTTCCGTAGTAGTAGCGGTCGGCGAAGTTGCTGATCCACTGGTTGCCAAACTGAAAGAGGCTGCTGATCAGTTAAATGTAGGAGATGGGTTAGCGGAAGAGACAAACTTAGGACCGTTAATTCGTGAGTCCCACAGAGACCGGGTGCTCGGTTATATTGAAGCCGGTGAAGAAGAAAACGCGAAGCTTGTTCGTGACGGCCGGGTAGAACTCCGTGAAAATGAATCAGGCTATTTCTTAGGAGCGACGATTTTCGACTATGTGACCGAAGATATGAAAATTTGGAAAGATGAAATCTTCGCACCGGTTCTAAGTATTGTACGCGCCGAAACCCTGGATGAAGCCATTGAGACGGCCAATAAATCCGAATTTGCGAATGGAGCTGTCATCTATACCTCAAGCGGCAAGGCTGTACAGCAGTTCAGAGAAGAAATGGATGCGGGCATGCTGGGCGTCAATGTAAACGTTCCTGCCCCTATGGCTTTCTTTCCTTTCTCTGGTAATAAGAAATCATTCTATGGAGATCTTCATGCCAACGGAAAAGACGGGCTGAATTTTTATACGAAGAGGAAAATGCTGACTCAACGCTGGTATTAATGGACTGAAAAAGCGGAAGACGTAAAGACTTCCGCTTCTTTCAATTTCTTTTGATTTTCCCTAATTAATCCTTCCTTTAAACAGATCCTTACGTGCATCGATCCCACCCCTTTATTTTGACAAAACGCATAGTCGTTCCAAATTAACATTTTACAGTATGTATAATGGCAAATTAATAAACTTACGGTAAAGTATATATAAATTACAAAATATTCAGCAAATAAAGAAAATTTAAAATAATTGTGAGGAGGTGAATCAGTAAGGATCGTAACGGTGAAGACTTTACACGGGTGAAAGCCATTTTAAAAAATTAGGGATCTTATTACATAAGGAGGAATTTACGTGTCCGATAAAGTCCAGATTGGGTTAATACAAGCTTCTCACGATGTAGATGGAAATGAACCGGTCGAAGTTCACAAACAGACATCGATCGAAAAACATATTAAACTGGTTCGGGAAGCGGCAGAAAAAGGAGCGCAAATCATTTGCCTGCAGGAAATTTTCTATGGTCCTTATTTCTGCTCGGAACAAAACTCAAAGTGGTACGATGCAGCAGAAGAAATTCCAAATGGTCCGACAACGGTTCAATTTCAGGAGCTTGCCAAAGAACTTGGAGTTGTTATTGTTCTTCCAATCTATGAAAGAGAAGGGATTGCAACGTACTATAATACAGCGGCTGTCATCGATGCGGATGGATCGTATCTAGGTAAATACCGCAAACATCACATTCCTCAGGTGGGTGTAGGGGACAAGGGATATGGATTCTGGGAGAAGTATTACTTCAAGCCTGGAAACCTGGGATATCCCGTGTTCGATACTGCTTTTGCTAAGGTCGGCGTTTATATCTGCTATGATCGTCATTTTCCTGAAGGGGCACGCGTGCTTGGCTTAAACGGGGCGGAGGTCGTTTTCAATCCGTCAGCTACTGTAGCTGGTCTGTCCGAATATTTATGGAAGCTTGAGCAGCCGGCTCATGCGGTAGCAAATGGCTATTATTTAGGAGCTATTAACCGTGTCGGTTATGAAGGTCCGTGGAATATGGGTGAATTTTATGGTCAGTCCTACCTTGTGAATCCGAGAGGAGAGTTTGTCGCTACCGGCAGCCGTGATCAGGATGAAGTCATCATTGGTGAAATGAATAAGAAGTTTATTCGGGAAGTCCGAGATACGTGGCAGTTTTACCGGGATCGTCGTCCAGAGACTTACGAGAAGATGGGTCAGCTTCTGCCGTAACAGAGAATTCCAGAATCCTAGAAGAAGTTCTTCATAGAGCAAAGGAAAATAGATCACTTTTCCCTATGTAGAACTTCTTTTGTATAGCCATTCATCTGAATCGTTTTGCAAGTATCTATTAAAGGAGGTTCATTGCATTGACTCAGTTAAAAAGCAAAGGAATATCTCTAGAGAACTTGAAATTAAACTTCGAGGAAGTACACGAAGGGCTTAACAATCAGGAAGCGATAGAAGAAGCTAACCGCTGCTTGTACTGCTATGATGCTCCCTGTATTAAGGCTTGTCCAACAAGCATTGATATTCCGAAGTTTATCAAAAAGATTGCTTCTGGCAATCTAAAGGGATCGGCCACGACGATCATGTCTTCGAATCCTGTCGGTGCTACGTGTGCCCGCGTCTGCCCGACCGAGGAGCTTTGTGAAGGAGCGTGTGTATTAAATCATTCCACGCAGCCGATTTTGATTGGTGATCTGCAGCGGTTTGCGACCGACTGGGCCATCAAGAACGAACAACTGTTATTCAAACCTGGAGAAAAGAATGGCATGAAAGTGGCCGTTGTGGGAGGAGGACCAGCTGGTTTATCGGCAGCCCGTGAACTTGCCCGGTTCGGCTATGAGGTAACGATTTTTGAAGCGGAGGCTGAGGCTGGAGGGCTGGATACGTACGGCATCGTGTCGTTCCGGCTGCCGCAGGATATTTCCCGCTGGGAAGTTGATCAGGTCCGACAAATGGACGTTGAAATACGGACAAACACTAGAGTCGGAACCGATATTACTTTTCAAGAATTATCCGAGCAATATGATTCGATTGTCCTGACCATAGGTATGGGGAATGTCCCGATGCTTGGAATTGAAGGGGAAGAACTGCAGGGTGTGCATGATGCGATTGAGTTTGTTAAGAGTACGAAATCAGGACCTCTCACTAAGGAACTGCTCGGTAAAAACGTAGTGGTTATCGGTGCAGGCAACACGGCGATTGATGCGGCCACCTGTGCAGCTCGAAAAGGGGCGGCGGATGTGAAAATTGTGTACCGCCGTACCGTGAAAGAAATGACCGCTTATGATTTTGAATACGATTTTGCCAAACAGGATAATGTGGAATTCAACTGGCTTACGCAGCCAATCGAAATCATTGGGGATGAGACGAATCAGGTGACGCACCTGAAATGTGTGAAAATGGCGCTGGGCGAACCGGACGCGGATGGACGAAGAAGACCGGCACCGGTGGAAGGTTCTGAATTTGTCATCGAAACCGACGCCGTTATTAAAGCGATCGGACAGACACGCTATTCCGATTTAATTGAGGCCTTCGGTCTGGAT
The Halobacillus halophilus DSM 2266 DNA segment above includes these coding regions:
- a CDS encoding CoA-acylating methylmalonate-semialdehyde dehydrogenase is translated as METTFSKSNQVVIQNFINGEWVSSESGQVENVPNPATGEIIASVPISSKEDVNKAVQSARQAFKDWKKTPVPKRARIMFKYQQLLTENRDELAKVLTQENGKTKKDATGEVQRGIECVEFAAGAPSLMMGDVLPDIAEGIDSGMYRYPVGVVGGITPFNFPMMVPLWMFPLALVCGNTFVLKPSERTPILAKMLVELMHEAGLPKGVLNLVNGAHDVVNGLLEHEEIDAISFVGSQPVAEYVYKTAANHGKRVQALAGAKNHSLVLPDCNLDKSVEGIVNAAFGSAGERCMACSVVVAVGEVADPLVAKLKEAADQLNVGDGLAEETNLGPLIRESHRDRVLGYIEAGEEENAKLVRDGRVELRENESGYFLGATIFDYVTEDMKIWKDEIFAPVLSIVRAETLDEAIETANKSEFANGAVIYTSSGKAVQQFREEMDAGMLGVNVNVPAPMAFFPFSGNKKSFYGDLHANGKDGLNFYTKRKMLTQRWY
- a CDS encoding nitrilase-related carbon-nitrogen hydrolase encodes the protein MSDKVQIGLIQASHDVDGNEPVEVHKQTSIEKHIKLVREAAEKGAQIICLQEIFYGPYFCSEQNSKWYDAAEEIPNGPTTVQFQELAKELGVVIVLPIYEREGIATYYNTAAVIDADGSYLGKYRKHHIPQVGVGDKGYGFWEKYYFKPGNLGYPVFDTAFAKVGVYICYDRHFPEGARVLGLNGAEVVFNPSATVAGLSEYLWKLEQPAHAVANGYYLGAINRVGYEGPWNMGEFYGQSYLVNPRGEFVATGSRDQDEVIIGEMNKKFIREVRDTWQFYRDRRPETYEKMGQLLP
- a CDS encoding NAD(P)-dependent oxidoreductase; this translates as MTQLKSKGISLENLKLNFEEVHEGLNNQEAIEEANRCLYCYDAPCIKACPTSIDIPKFIKKIASGNLKGSATTIMSSNPVGATCARVCPTEELCEGACVLNHSTQPILIGDLQRFATDWAIKNEQLLFKPGEKNGMKVAVVGGGPAGLSAARELARFGYEVTIFEAEAEAGGLDTYGIVSFRLPQDISRWEVDQVRQMDVEIRTNTRVGTDITFQELSEQYDSIVLTIGMGNVPMLGIEGEELQGVHDAIEFVKSTKSGPLTKELLGKNVVVIGAGNTAIDAATCAARKGAADVKIVYRRTVKEMTAYDFEYDFAKQDNVEFNWLTQPIEIIGDETNQVTHLKCVKMALGEPDADGRRRPAPVEGSEFVIETDAVIKAIGQTRYSDLIEAFGLDHEGGVVKVDPESLQTSNSKVFAAGDVIFAKGQGEAMVVTAAQQGKEVAMAIHKQLAPAPTAAM